CTTTCCAACAGggttataataaatacatttcacaaatactTTGTCATTGTGTAGAATCTGCCCCATGGTCCAGCCAGGGACTTATAGAATTTAATAATTCTTACGTCGttgaataattattattcatgGGTTTGAAACAGAGTCCCTAACGTTACTCTTTTACTGTATTTGACACCTCTCAATAGGTGTGCTTCGTTTAGGGGTGCTCGGGCCCATCACGCGCCGCAGATCGCTACCGAAACTCGGTCTGCGGGCGAGCGGGTGCACCGCGCCACACGGCTCTTTCATGGCTCTTTTGTTTCGCTTTCTGCTGCTCAGCGCTTGATACGTGTGGATGGAGATGTCTCGATGGAGAGAGGGTCTGGTTTCTGTGGGGAGTCCTCCCAGCACCGCCAGGGCCTCGAACATCTCCTCCAGGTTGGTGCAGTCTTTAGCAGACACCTCAAAGAGGACACTTTCCTCCCCGAGGGACTGGCGGACATCGGAGTCCTGCACAGCTCTCGAGGAGTTTAAGTCAGTTTTATTGCCACAGATTATTATCGGAAGCGGTCTGTTTTCTTTGGACTTGCTCAGCTTGGATTTGGCAGTGACTATCTCCTCGCGTAACGAGCAGATCTCCGTGAACGACTCTCGGTCGATTACGCTGAACACCAGCAGGAATATGTCACCTGTTGAGGTCATAAAGCACATGGAATGAGATCTTTGTAAACCACGGGCTATAAtgaaaagatttaaagaaaagtctaattgagtaaaaacacacggTGCACACATACTGACCTGTCAGAATAGACAGTCTTCGTTTGGCCGGGAAGTCTCGCTCTTTGGACGCGTCTAGGATGTCTAACTGGTA
The nucleotide sequence above comes from Carassius gibelio isolate Cgi1373 ecotype wild population from Czech Republic chromosome B3, carGib1.2-hapl.c, whole genome shotgun sequence. Encoded proteins:
- the LOC127953898 gene encoding GTP-binding protein Rhes-like, coding for MTHRTTPPLHHQHIKSTAGPSTTHSLQREHQPSWMIPARSMEVNTTDKALLSVVGTATLSGCSYHSEGTAVDTHSQCASHWRHPEPKARVVRSSSTGMRPSSSERKPRRSLDPFSASQLHKTKHMRYASKNDELVSIKPSHYRRIVVLGAPRVGKTAIIRRFLGNDGFEEQYEPTTEDFHSKLYHIRGERYQLDILDASKERDFPAKRRLSILTGDIFLLVFSVIDRESFTEICSLREEIVTAKSKLSKSKENRPLPIIICGNKTDLNSSRAVQDSDVRQSLGEESVLFEVSAKDCTNLEEMFEALAVLGGLPTETRPSLHRDISIHTYQALSSRKRNKRAMKEPCGAVHPLARRPSFGSDLRRVMGPSTPKRSTPIERCQIQ